A window of Natrinema versiforme contains these coding sequences:
- a CDS encoding ERCC4 domain-containing protein — protein sequence MRVSVTVDDREPAGLVEAVRAYPDVIDVTVERLATGDLAIDSVGIERKTPRDYVTSAMGRSGSDLADQVERMAAAYDHSYVLLEGDFADLESLRTNVSPASIRGSMASITARQGVAVIPCTDRQHLIDFAIRLGRKHAEDPTSRRLPVGSVPSRREPTTKRMYGCIEGIGPELAATLYDRYPTVEALLEAGVDELTGIDGIGPTRAKTIHTAFRDDGP from the coding sequence ATGCGCGTTTCCGTTACCGTCGACGACCGGGAGCCGGCCGGACTCGTCGAGGCGGTCCGGGCCTATCCAGACGTGATCGACGTGACCGTCGAACGGCTGGCGACCGGTGACCTCGCGATTGACTCGGTCGGCATCGAACGGAAAACGCCCCGCGACTACGTCACCAGCGCCATGGGTCGGAGCGGCTCGGACCTCGCGGATCAGGTCGAACGGATGGCCGCCGCCTACGACCACTCCTACGTCCTGCTCGAGGGGGATTTCGCCGACCTCGAGTCGCTCCGAACGAACGTGTCACCGGCGTCGATCCGGGGATCGATGGCGTCGATCACTGCCCGGCAGGGGGTGGCGGTCATCCCCTGTACGGATCGCCAGCACCTGATCGACTTCGCGATCCGCCTCGGTCGAAAGCACGCGGAGGACCCGACGAGCCGACGGCTGCCGGTCGGCTCCGTGCCGAGCCGGCGCGAACCGACGACCAAGCGGATGTACGGCTGCATCGAGGGGATCGGCCCCGAACTCGCGGCGACGCTGTACGACCGGTATCCCACCGTCGAGGCACTGCTCGAGGCGGGGGTCGACGAACTCACGGGGATCGACGGGATCGGGCCGACGCGGGCGAAGACGATTCACACCGCGTTCCGCGACGACGGCCCGTGA
- a CDS encoding YihY/virulence factor BrkB family protein has protein sequence MRASSLTALAHDVAAIARERQLSVAAAGLAYHAFNTVVPLVILALVGASLVDALEPILEVAVRETGLEGTVSASDLEAVAGDGGGRIRAALLASAILCWSAARLFQAVNSAFLAVYDGRKEQSYADAATSVTLVTVCNAVLLTATVAVGVALVGVIGAGVPTGNGGLVATILVTLSLTVLLFAAFFPMYYLFPQPAVSVREVLPGTAVAALAWTALAVGFRLYAAASESVALFGVAGAVLIVLTWVYLGGLCLLLGAVLNAVLADRVNPETEWLPLRNVWSKYA, from the coding sequence ATGCGCGCCTCGAGTCTCACCGCGCTCGCCCACGATGTCGCCGCGATCGCACGGGAACGGCAACTCAGCGTCGCCGCCGCCGGGCTCGCCTACCACGCGTTCAACACCGTCGTCCCGCTGGTGATCTTGGCGCTCGTCGGCGCGTCGCTCGTCGACGCGCTCGAGCCGATCCTCGAGGTCGCCGTCCGGGAGACCGGCCTCGAGGGGACGGTATCGGCGAGCGACCTCGAGGCGGTGGCGGGCGACGGCGGCGGCCGAATCAGAGCGGCGCTGCTGGCGTCGGCGATCCTCTGTTGGAGCGCAGCCCGGTTGTTTCAGGCGGTCAACAGTGCGTTTCTGGCGGTCTACGACGGTCGAAAGGAACAGTCGTACGCGGACGCGGCCACCTCCGTAACCCTCGTCACGGTTTGCAACGCCGTCCTCCTGACGGCGACCGTCGCCGTCGGCGTCGCGCTGGTCGGCGTGATCGGGGCCGGGGTTCCGACGGGGAACGGCGGGCTCGTGGCGACGATCCTCGTGACCCTCTCGCTGACCGTCCTCCTGTTCGCAGCGTTTTTCCCGATGTACTACCTGTTTCCACAGCCCGCGGTCTCGGTCCGGGAGGTGCTGCCGGGAACGGCCGTCGCGGCCCTCGCGTGGACCGCGCTCGCGGTCGGCTTTCGGCTCTACGCCGCCGCATCCGAAAGCGTCGCGCTGTTCGGCGTCGCCGGCGCGGTCCTCATCGTCCTGACGTGGGTCTACCTCGGCGGGCTCTGTCTCCTGCTCGGGGCGGTCCTCAACGCCGTCCTCGCCGACCGCGTGAATCCGGAGACGGAGTGGCTCCCGCTCCGAAACGTGTGGTCGAAGTACGCGTGA
- a CDS encoding DUF2196 domain-containing protein — MSNERPSAEELRQGITVEIVQDDADPESEDTEPIIGEVGTIHGDDPEGPHVKLKSGVVGHVQSVVTDE, encoded by the coding sequence ATGTCGAACGAACGACCGAGCGCCGAGGAACTGCGACAGGGCATCACCGTCGAAATCGTCCAGGACGACGCGGATCCCGAATCCGAGGACACGGAACCGATCATCGGCGAGGTCGGGACGATCCACGGCGACGACCCCGAGGGACCGCACGTCAAACTCAAGAGCGGCGTCGTCGGTCACGTCCAGTCGGTCGTCACCGACGAGTAG
- a CDS encoding MEDS domain-containing protein has product MSKQTQPPEHDVLGLETGLEALQASPEFHGPVEPVAEHDSYDHLALLYETQGEQFATAIPYIEQGLERGERCLYIADENDTDAVLTALRDAGVDVDGALESGALTMHTAQDSYLRYGEFDPDDMIAFLADAIEEAEDEYEGLRITGEMTWVFGDDPPLEALIEYESKLNRVLPDANGIALCQYNRERFPAETIRDVIKTHPHLIYDRTVCQNFYYTPPEEFFGPDQPAREIDRMMGTLLDRTEARAELQHNQQHLERQNEITADPDCSFEEKLQDLFDLGCERFDLELGAMARIDVDDDWFELEYVSDDHEQFRPGVELPLSETYCAAATEIETAESVTDPQADGYGDVTVYNEFGLRAYLGTYVPVEGGADRTFFFVSPDRRDEAFTDDERTFLRLLGQWVKYQLEQEQRESHERTLYEIAADPDRSFEEKLQAMFELGCERFDLDLGGLARIDPATDSFEVEAVSNEHEYLVPGAQAPLSETYCRLTVDDESTAGVTDPVRAGFGDTLAYNEFGVETYLGSRIELENEPDRTFFFVSADAHDRAFTDAERTFHHLMSQWVQYELERKQRERALEDSNERLEQFAYAASHDLQEPLRMVTSYLQLLETRYGDAFDEDGEEFLEFAVDGAERMREMIDGLLEYSRVSTRGDPFEPVELEAVLEDVRADLQFHIEESNADIEIEQLPRVDGDASQLRQVFQNLLCNAITYSGEEPPQVRVSAKRRSREWVISVRDEGIGIDPDDHERVFTVFDRLHGREEYEGTGIGLALCQRVVERHGGDIWVDSEPGEGATFSFTLPVA; this is encoded by the coding sequence ATGAGTAAACAGACACAACCCCCCGAGCACGACGTTCTCGGACTCGAGACCGGCCTCGAGGCGCTGCAGGCGAGTCCGGAGTTCCACGGACCCGTCGAACCGGTCGCCGAACATGACTCGTACGATCACCTCGCCCTGCTCTACGAGACCCAAGGCGAACAGTTCGCGACGGCGATTCCGTACATCGAACAGGGCCTCGAGCGCGGCGAACGCTGTCTCTACATCGCCGACGAGAACGACACCGATGCGGTCCTCACGGCGCTCCGCGATGCCGGCGTCGACGTCGACGGCGCGCTCGAGTCGGGCGCGCTGACGATGCACACCGCACAGGACTCCTACCTTCGGTACGGCGAATTCGACCCCGACGACATGATCGCGTTCCTCGCCGACGCGATCGAGGAGGCCGAGGACGAGTACGAAGGCCTCCGGATCACCGGCGAGATGACGTGGGTGTTCGGCGACGACCCGCCGCTCGAGGCGCTCATCGAGTACGAGAGCAAACTCAACCGCGTTCTCCCCGACGCGAACGGAATCGCGCTCTGTCAGTACAACCGCGAGCGGTTTCCCGCGGAGACCATCCGCGACGTGATCAAGACCCACCCCCATCTGATCTACGACCGGACGGTCTGTCAGAACTTCTATTACACGCCGCCCGAGGAGTTCTTCGGACCCGATCAACCGGCACGCGAAATCGACCGGATGATGGGCACGCTGCTCGATCGGACCGAAGCCCGTGCCGAGTTACAGCACAACCAGCAACACCTCGAGCGGCAAAACGAGATCACTGCCGATCCCGACTGCTCGTTCGAGGAGAAGCTACAGGATCTCTTCGACCTCGGCTGCGAACGCTTCGACCTCGAACTCGGGGCGATGGCCCGCATCGACGTCGACGACGACTGGTTCGAACTCGAGTACGTCAGCGACGATCACGAGCAGTTCCGACCCGGGGTCGAACTCCCGCTGTCGGAGACTTACTGTGCCGCCGCCACCGAAATCGAGACCGCCGAGAGCGTGACTGATCCGCAGGCTGACGGGTACGGCGATGTCACCGTCTACAACGAGTTCGGACTGCGGGCGTATCTCGGCACCTACGTCCCCGTCGAGGGCGGAGCCGACCGAACGTTCTTCTTCGTCTCTCCGGACCGGCGCGACGAGGCGTTCACGGACGACGAACGGACCTTCCTCCGCCTGCTGGGCCAGTGGGTCAAATACCAGCTCGAACAGGAACAGCGGGAGTCCCACGAGCGGACGCTGTACGAAATCGCGGCCGATCCCGACCGCTCGTTCGAGGAGAAGCTACAGGCCATGTTCGAACTCGGCTGTGAGCGATTCGACCTCGACCTCGGCGGACTGGCGCGCATCGATCCGGCGACCGACTCGTTCGAAGTCGAGGCCGTGAGCAACGAGCACGAATATCTCGTACCCGGCGCGCAGGCGCCGCTCTCGGAGACCTACTGCCGGTTGACCGTCGATGACGAGTCGACGGCCGGCGTAACCGACCCCGTTCGCGCCGGCTTCGGCGACACGCTCGCCTACAACGAGTTCGGCGTCGAAACGTACCTCGGGTCGCGGATCGAACTCGAGAACGAGCCCGACCGGACGTTCTTCTTCGTCTCCGCCGACGCCCACGACCGAGCGTTTACGGACGCCGAGCGGACGTTCCACCACCTGATGTCCCAGTGGGTCCAGTACGAACTCGAGCGAAAACAGCGCGAACGAGCCCTCGAGGACTCGAACGAGCGCTTAGAGCAGTTCGCCTACGCCGCCTCACACGACCTCCAAGAGCCCCTGCGGATGGTCACGAGCTACCTCCAGTTGCTCGAGACCCGGTACGGCGACGCCTTCGACGAGGACGGCGAGGAGTTCCTCGAGTTCGCCGTCGACGGGGCCGAGCGCATGCGCGAGATGATCGACGGCCTCCTCGAGTACTCCCGCGTTTCGACCCGGGGGGATCCGTTCGAACCGGTCGAGTTGGAGGCCGTGCTCGAGGACGTCCGCGCGGATCTCCAGTTCCACATCGAGGAGAGCAACGCGGACATCGAAATCGAGCAACTCCCTCGGGTCGACGGCGACGCCAGCCAGTTGCGGCAAGTGTTCCAGAATCTGCTGTGTAACGCGATCACGTACTCGGGCGAAGAGCCGCCGCAGGTTCGCGTCAGTGCCAAGCGGCGGAGTCGGGAGTGGGTGATCTCGGTCCGCGATGAGGGAATCGGGATCGATCCCGACGATCACGAGCGGGTGTTTACCGTCTTCGACCGACTCCACGGTCGCGAGGAGTACGAGGGGACGGGGATCGGCCTCGCGCTCTGCCAGCGGGTCGTCGAGCGCCACGGCGGCGACATCTGGGTCGACTCCGAACCCGGCGAGGGGGCGACGTTCTCGTTTACGCTGCCCGTCGCGTGA
- the msrB gene encoding peptide-methionine (R)-S-oxide reductase MsrB, translating to MSNESDHAPTSDEEWRERLSDEEYRILREAGTEAPFSGEYVDHKDDGSYACAGCGAELFESGTKFESGCGWPSFYDVDDDRVETRTDTSHGMRRTEVLCANCGGHLGHVFEDGPEPTGKRYCINSVALEFDDE from the coding sequence ATGAGCAACGAGTCAGATCACGCCCCGACGAGCGACGAGGAGTGGCGCGAGCGACTGAGCGACGAGGAGTACCGCATCCTCCGCGAGGCGGGTACCGAAGCTCCGTTCAGCGGCGAGTACGTCGATCACAAGGACGACGGGTCCTACGCCTGTGCCGGCTGCGGAGCCGAACTGTTCGAGTCCGGAACGAAGTTCGAGTCCGGCTGCGGCTGGCCGAGTTTCTACGACGTCGACGACGATCGAGTCGAAACCCGAACCGACACCAGCCACGGCATGCGCCGGACCGAGGTGCTCTGTGCGAACTGCGGCGGCCACCTCGGTCACGTCTTCGAGGACGGTCCCGAACCGACCGGTAAACGCTACTGCATCAACTCCGTCGCCCTCGAGTTCGACGACGAGTAA
- a CDS encoding phytoene/squalene synthase family protein, with protein MKQEHIDAGKAIQKRTGKTFYLATRFLPERVRHATHVLYAFFRIADEVVDDAADVPPETQRAQLEDLRSQALGEREPDDPVLEAFQELRERYGIDDAEVETFIDAMATDIETSRYETYDDLESYMRGSAASVGVMMTAIMEPETEAAALPHAVTLGEAFQMTNFLRDVREDIRERDRIYVPQETLRDHGVEPAQIERLEHSESFAAAMAAELQRTEDLYREGVAGIRYLPADCQLPVLLAAVLYVEHHAVIRAQEYDVLSREPSLSAARKLWCLAKTRWYWHWNRDPEAVFQRVSAVPTGERDRLGPEHGDGVPTR; from the coding sequence ATGAAACAGGAACACATCGACGCGGGCAAGGCGATACAGAAACGAACCGGGAAGACGTTCTATCTCGCGACGCGGTTTCTCCCCGAGCGAGTGCGACACGCGACTCACGTCCTCTACGCGTTCTTCCGGATCGCGGACGAAGTCGTCGACGACGCCGCTGACGTCCCGCCGGAGACACAGCGGGCCCAACTCGAGGACCTCCGATCACAGGCGCTCGGCGAGCGTGAGCCCGACGATCCGGTGCTCGAGGCGTTTCAGGAGCTCCGGGAGCGATACGGGATCGACGACGCGGAGGTCGAGACGTTCATCGACGCGATGGCGACCGACATCGAGACGAGCCGATACGAGACCTACGACGACCTCGAGTCGTACATGCGGGGGTCCGCCGCCTCGGTCGGCGTGATGATGACCGCGATCATGGAGCCGGAGACGGAGGCGGCCGCGCTGCCCCACGCCGTCACACTCGGCGAAGCGTTCCAGATGACGAACTTTCTCCGGGACGTTCGCGAGGACATCCGCGAGCGCGATCGGATCTACGTTCCGCAGGAGACGCTCCGGGACCACGGCGTCGAGCCAGCCCAGATCGAGCGCCTCGAGCACTCCGAGTCGTTCGCGGCGGCGATGGCCGCCGAACTCCAGCGCACGGAGGACCTCTATCGCGAGGGCGTCGCCGGCATCCGGTATCTGCCCGCGGACTGCCAGCTCCCGGTCTTGTTGGCCGCGGTCCTCTACGTGGAACACCACGCCGTCATCCGCGCACAGGAGTACGACGTTCTCTCCCGGGAGCCGTCGTTATCGGCGGCCCGGAAACTGTGGTGTCTCGCGAAGACGCGCTGGTACTGGCACTGGAACCGTGATCCCGAGGCGGTGTTTCAGCGGGTCTCGGCGGTGCCGACCGGCGAGCGCGACCGGCTGGGTCCGGAACACGGCGACGGCGTTCCGACCCGGTGA
- the cruF gene encoding bisanhydrobacterioruberin hydratase, translated as MAREPDRPPSSSGPDREPETDSSPETGTASRPNCSREESAGEDRDGGGERDADGTRAAVQRRLEALVRENRVTIAVVFPIVGAVTLVGSAEGVLPDPLAYNPLLILFGTLVMRSPLVVALLPRVDRRAVAFLGVLTAYTYAIELVGVQTGWPYGAFEYGIRLGPMIGGDVPLALPLFFVPLVLNAYLLTLLALRERVGRAAPRLLAAIAAVVAVDLVLDPAAVAIGFWTYVPPGSYYGVPASNYWGWLLSGTVAVVLVDLAFDRAALLERVRACEFALDDLVSFVLLWGAINVLYGNWIPAGVAGLFCLGLLRTDRYDLATVRTALPTGWSRR; from the coding sequence ATGGCTAGAGAGCCGGATCGCCCGCCCTCGAGTTCGGGTCCGGACCGGGAGCCCGAGACCGACTCGAGCCCGGAGACGGGAACGGCCTCGAGACCGAACTGCAGCCGCGAGGAGTCCGCCGGCGAGGATCGTGACGGCGGCGGCGAGCGTGATGCAGACGGGACCCGAGCCGCGGTCCAGCGTCGACTCGAGGCGCTCGTCCGCGAGAATCGGGTCACCATCGCGGTCGTCTTCCCGATCGTCGGCGCGGTGACGCTGGTCGGGAGCGCCGAGGGAGTGCTCCCCGACCCGCTCGCGTACAACCCGCTGTTGATCCTGTTCGGGACGCTGGTGATGCGCTCGCCGCTGGTCGTCGCCCTGCTGCCGCGGGTCGACCGCCGAGCGGTCGCCTTTCTCGGCGTCCTGACGGCCTACACCTACGCCATCGAACTCGTGGGCGTCCAGACGGGCTGGCCCTACGGCGCGTTCGAGTACGGGATCCGGCTCGGGCCGATGATCGGTGGCGACGTGCCGCTCGCGCTGCCGCTGTTTTTCGTCCCGCTGGTGCTGAACGCCTACCTGCTCACGCTGCTGGCGCTCCGCGAGCGGGTCGGACGGGCCGCCCCTCGATTGCTCGCGGCTATCGCCGCCGTCGTCGCGGTCGATCTGGTCCTCGATCCCGCGGCCGTCGCGATCGGGTTCTGGACGTACGTCCCGCCGGGGAGCTACTACGGCGTTCCCGCCTCGAACTACTGGGGGTGGCTCCTCTCGGGGACCGTCGCCGTCGTCCTCGTCGATCTGGCATTCGACCGTGCGGCGTTGCTCGAGCGCGTTCGGGCCTGCGAGTTCGCGTTGGACGATCTGGTGAGTTTCGTCCTGCTCTGGGGCGCGATCAACGTCCTCTACGGCAACTGGATTCCCGCCGGCGTCGCCGGCCTGTTCTGTCTCGGGCTCCTCCGGACCGACCGGTACGACCTCGCGACGGTTCGGACGGCGCTACCGACGGGGTGGTCCCGGCGGTGA
- a CDS encoding prenyltransferase, producing the protein MTPNPTAESEASIGDQLSYLLTLSRPRFWLYLAGPVLVGVAYAATAVGDLFAPAAVALFAYFLLPANVFLYGINDIYDREIDAANPKKEDRETRYRGQRYVPAAVGLCAALPLLFAPLVGTAAIPWLVAFLVLGAAYSAPPVRFKTTPLLDSVSNGLYVTPGAAAYAAVAGAQPPILAVAGGWLWAMGMHTFSAIPDIEPDRETGIRTTATVLGERRIYLYCGACWLASAAAFGALNVRLGALMLVYPALVAAIATASVAVDRAYWWFPAINTAVGAFLTMGGLWRVLYG; encoded by the coding sequence ATGACCCCGAACCCGACGGCCGAGAGCGAAGCGAGCATCGGCGACCAGCTATCGTACCTGCTGACGCTCTCGCGGCCGCGGTTCTGGCTGTACCTCGCGGGTCCCGTCCTCGTGGGGGTGGCCTACGCGGCGACCGCCGTCGGCGACCTGTTCGCGCCCGCCGCGGTCGCCCTGTTCGCCTACTTCCTCCTGCCGGCGAACGTCTTCCTCTATGGCATCAACGACATCTATGACCGGGAGATTGACGCGGCGAATCCGAAGAAGGAGGACCGGGAGACGCGGTATCGGGGACAACGATACGTTCCCGCGGCCGTCGGGCTCTGTGCGGCGCTTCCGTTGCTCTTTGCACCCCTCGTCGGAACGGCCGCGATACCGTGGCTCGTCGCCTTCCTCGTCCTCGGCGCGGCCTACAGCGCCCCGCCGGTCCGGTTCAAGACGACCCCGCTCCTCGATTCGGTCTCGAACGGGCTCTACGTCACGCCGGGTGCGGCCGCCTACGCCGCCGTCGCCGGCGCGCAGCCGCCGATCCTCGCCGTCGCGGGCGGCTGGCTGTGGGCCATGGGAATGCACACCTTCTCGGCGATCCCCGATATCGAACCCGACCGCGAGACCGGGATCCGGACGACCGCGACGGTGCTCGGCGAGCGCCGGATCTACCTCTACTGCGGCGCGTGCTGGCTCGCGAGCGCGGCCGCCTTCGGCGCGCTCAACGTCCGGTTGGGCGCGCTCATGCTCGTCTACCCCGCGCTCGTGGCCGCGATCGCCACCGCGAGCGTCGCCGTCGACCGCGCCTACTGGTGGTTCCCCGCCATCAACACCGCCGTCGGCGCGTTCCTGACGATGGGCGGCCTCTGGAGGGTGCTCTATGGCTAG
- a CDS encoding NAD(P)/FAD-dependent oxidoreductase — protein MESLAGESVVVIGGGIGGLSTACYLADAGADVRVIEKNEQVGGRASRLEKDGFRFDMGPSWYLMPDVFERFFADFGRIPSEYYDLEHLDPHYRIFFKDGDQVDITRDLERTKAVFEEYEDGAGDALERYLEKSRENYEVGMEHFVYEDRERLRDYLDLDVARQARGLSLLGSMQGHVEGYFDHPKLQQIMQYTLVFLGGSPTNTPALYNLMSHVDFNLGVWYPDGGIGAVIDGIADLGRELGVEYDTDRPATEIKGRTGGFEIETATGPVQADLVVSNADYAHTEQELLTPERRGYDAGYWDERTYAPSAFLLYLGVEGDVDELAHHTLVLPTDWTGHFDQIFEDPQWPDDPAYYLCVPSETDDDVAPDGHSALFVLVPIAPGLEDTPEIRDEYRDRVLADIAANTGTDLRDRIVLEERFSVEDFADRYNSYGGTALGLAHTLRQTSLFRPPHRSKEVDGLYFAGGDTTPGIGVPMCLISGELTAEKVLADHGDGTRP, from the coding sequence ATGGAATCGCTGGCCGGTGAGTCGGTCGTCGTGATCGGGGGCGGCATCGGTGGGCTCTCGACGGCCTGTTACCTCGCGGACGCGGGTGCCGACGTGCGCGTCATCGAGAAGAACGAACAGGTCGGCGGCCGGGCGAGCCGCCTCGAGAAGGACGGCTTCCGGTTCGACATGGGTCCCTCGTGGTATCTGATGCCCGATGTCTTCGAGCGGTTTTTCGCCGATTTCGGCCGAATCCCGAGCGAGTACTACGATCTCGAGCATCTCGATCCCCATTATCGGATCTTCTTCAAAGACGGGGATCAGGTAGACATCACGCGGGACTTAGAGCGCACGAAAGCCGTCTTCGAGGAGTACGAGGACGGCGCGGGCGACGCCTTAGAGCGCTACCTCGAGAAGTCGAGGGAGAACTACGAGGTCGGCATGGAGCACTTCGTCTACGAGGACCGCGAGCGTCTACGGGACTATCTGGACCTCGACGTGGCCCGACAGGCTCGGGGCCTCTCGCTTTTAGGGTCGATGCAGGGCCACGTCGAGGGCTACTTCGACCATCCGAAACTCCAGCAGATCATGCAGTACACGCTGGTGTTTCTGGGCGGCTCGCCGACGAACACGCCGGCGCTGTACAATCTGATGAGCCACGTCGATTTCAACCTCGGCGTCTGGTACCCCGACGGCGGCATCGGCGCGGTCATCGACGGTATCGCCGACCTCGGCCGGGAACTCGGCGTCGAGTACGACACCGATCGCCCGGCGACGGAGATCAAGGGCCGCACGGGCGGGTTCGAAATCGAAACCGCAACGGGGCCCGTACAGGCCGATCTGGTCGTGAGCAACGCCGATTACGCCCACACCGAACAGGAACTGTTGACTCCCGAACGGCGCGGCTATGACGCCGGCTACTGGGACGAGCGGACCTACGCGCCCTCCGCGTTCCTGCTCTATCTGGGCGTCGAGGGAGACGTCGACGAACTCGCCCACCACACGCTCGTCCTGCCGACCGACTGGACCGGCCACTTCGACCAGATCTTCGAGGATCCCCAGTGGCCCGACGATCCCGCCTACTACCTCTGTGTCCCCTCCGAAACCGACGACGACGTCGCGCCCGACGGCCACAGCGCCCTGTTCGTCCTCGTCCCGATCGCGCCCGGCCTCGAGGACACGCCCGAAATCCGCGACGAGTACCGCGACCGAGTCCTCGCCGACATCGCCGCAAACACCGGCACCGACCTGCGGGACCGGATCGTCCTCGAGGAGCGGTTCTCGGTCGAGGACTTTGCCGATCGGTACAACAGCTACGGCGGCACGGCGCTGGGGCTGGCTCACACCCTCCGGCAGACCTCCCTCTTCCGGCCGCCGCATCGATCGAAAGAGGTCGACGGCCTCTACTTCGCGGGCGGCGACACCACGCCCGGAATCGGCGTCCCGATGTGTCTCATCAGCGGCGAACTGACCGCCGAGAAAGTGCTCGCCGACCACGGCGACGGGACCCGGCCGTGA
- a CDS encoding translation initiation factor eIF-1A — MSEDSGRRNLRMPNSDEVFAVVTEHLGGNHVRLRCEDGEERLGRIPGRMKYRTWIEQDDIVVAEPWDWQDEKATIEWRYTGQDADQLRREGHID; from the coding sequence GTGTCAGAAGACTCCGGGCGACGGAACCTCCGTATGCCCAACAGCGATGAAGTATTCGCCGTCGTAACCGAACACCTCGGTGGCAACCACGTTCGCCTCCGCTGTGAGGACGGCGAGGAGCGACTCGGCCGCATTCCGGGTCGCATGAAATACCGTACCTGGATCGAGCAAGACGACATCGTCGTCGCCGAACCCTGGGACTGGCAGGACGAGAAGGCCACCATCGAATGGCGCTACACTGGCCAGGACGCAGATCAACTGCGTCGCGAAGGCCACATCGATTGA
- a CDS encoding YkgJ family cysteine cluster protein: MSADATRRVEVYPDREVVVEFDPELTFECVDDCTWCCHHGVLLYDRDLLELAQRANLADTTTEFRGEKFVTREGKDRKDHVAEDGSACAFLREDGLCSLHLEEDWKPTRCSVFPLGVWLEDGDLHVDIRESAHEHCEGLNVSERSVIDNLEAFLPELLWDLENPDSDREL, translated from the coding sequence GTGAGCGCTGACGCCACGCGACGCGTCGAAGTCTATCCCGACCGCGAGGTCGTCGTCGAGTTCGATCCCGAACTCACGTTCGAGTGTGTCGACGACTGCACGTGGTGTTGTCACCACGGCGTGCTCCTCTACGACCGGGACCTGCTCGAGTTGGCCCAGCGGGCGAACCTCGCCGACACGACGACGGAGTTCCGCGGCGAGAAGTTCGTCACCCGCGAGGGAAAAGACCGCAAGGACCACGTCGCCGAGGACGGCTCGGCCTGTGCGTTCCTCCGGGAGGACGGCCTCTGTTCGCTGCATCTCGAGGAGGACTGGAAACCGACCCGGTGTTCGGTCTTCCCGCTGGGGGTCTGGCTCGAGGACGGCGACCTCCACGTCGACATTCGAGAGTCGGCCCACGAGCACTGCGAGGGATTGAACGTCAGCGAGCGGAGCGTTATCGACAACCTCGAGGCCTTTCTGCCGGAATTGCTCTGGGACCTCGAGAACCCGGATTCGGACCGCGAGCTATAG
- a CDS encoding fumarylacetoacetate hydrolase family protein yields the protein MKLARIATDDGPVTGRYEGGVVHTDDGVYEVESDADLLPPCEPSALYCVGRNFAETLDQMEYERPDEPDFFIKPPASLVGHEDPVPYPGFSDEVTYAGELAAVIDEPCRNVSESEVPEIVRGYTILNDMDALDQGGRTARKAFDASGPLGPWIETAVDPTDIDMYTDVAGERRQEANTELMLFDPAEIISFLSRRFTFRPGDVISFGSPANPGLVEPGDTVEITYEGVGTLRNTVVDSSERENLPLEADTVRT from the coding sequence ATGAAACTCGCGCGGATCGCGACGGACGACGGACCGGTCACCGGACGGTACGAGGGCGGCGTCGTGCACACGGACGACGGCGTCTACGAGGTCGAATCGGACGCGGACTTGCTGCCGCCCTGCGAGCCCTCGGCGCTGTACTGCGTCGGGCGCAACTTCGCCGAGACTCTCGACCAGATGGAGTACGAACGACCCGACGAACCCGATTTCTTCATTAAACCGCCCGCGTCACTCGTCGGCCACGAGGACCCGGTTCCCTACCCCGGCTTCAGCGACGAAGTGACCTACGCCGGCGAACTCGCAGCCGTCATCGACGAACCCTGCCGAAACGTTTCGGAATCCGAGGTGCCGGAAATCGTCCGCGGCTACACGATCCTGAACGATATGGACGCGCTCGATCAGGGCGGCCGCACGGCCCGCAAGGCGTTCGACGCCTCCGGCCCGCTCGGTCCATGGATCGAAACCGCCGTCGACCCGACCGACATCGACATGTACACCGACGTAGCCGGCGAGCGCCGCCAAGAAGCGAACACCGAACTGATGCTGTTCGATCCCGCCGAGATCATTTCCTTTCTCTCCCGCCGATTCACCTTCCGCCCCGGCGACGTGATCTCCTTCGGCAGCCCCGCCAACCCCGGTCTCGTCGAGCCCGGTGACACCGTCGAAATCACCTACGAGGGCGTCGGCACGCTCCGCAACACGGTCGTCGACTCGAGTGAGCGGGAGAATTTGCCGCTCGAAGCCGACACGGTTCGCACGTAA